From Sphingomonas sp. IW22, one genomic window encodes:
- the fabG gene encoding 3-oxoacyl-[acyl-carrier-protein] reductase, with the protein MFDLTGMTALVTGASGGIGSAIAKALAGQGARLALSGSNADKLEAFRAELGGDHVALACNLSDGAAVDALVPQAVEALGGKLDILVNNAGVTRDNLLMRMKDDEWDQVIRVNLEAAFRLARAAARPMMKARFGRIVSITSVVGATGNPGQANYAASKAGLVGMSKAMAQELASRGITVNCVAPGFIRSAMTDVLPEAQKSALLGRIPAGDLGTGEDIGAAVVYLASREAGYITGQTLHVNGGMAML; encoded by the coding sequence ATGTTCGACCTTACAGGCATGACGGCGCTGGTGACCGGCGCATCGGGCGGAATCGGATCGGCCATCGCAAAGGCGCTGGCGGGGCAGGGCGCGCGTCTGGCGCTTTCCGGCTCGAACGCCGATAAGCTGGAGGCGTTTCGCGCCGAGCTGGGCGGCGATCATGTCGCGCTGGCGTGCAACCTGTCCGACGGTGCAGCCGTGGATGCGCTGGTGCCGCAGGCGGTAGAGGCGCTGGGCGGCAAGCTGGATATTCTCGTCAACAACGCCGGCGTCACGCGCGACAACCTGCTGATGCGGATGAAGGATGACGAATGGGATCAGGTGATCCGCGTCAATCTTGAGGCGGCATTCCGCCTCGCCCGTGCGGCGGCGCGCCCCATGATGAAGGCGCGGTTCGGCCGGATCGTCTCGATCACCTCGGTGGTGGGCGCCACCGGCAATCCGGGGCAGGCGAATTATGCCGCGTCAAAGGCTGGGCTGGTCGGCATGTCCAAGGCGATGGCGCAGGAACTGGCCAGCCGCGGCATCACCGTGAACTGCGTGGCGCCGGGCTTCATCCGTTCGGCGATGACCGACGTTTTGCCCGAAGCACAGAAGTCCGCGCTTCTAGGTCGCATCCCGGCCGGCGATCTTGGCACCGGCGAGGATATCGGCGCGGCCGTGGTCTATCTCGCCAGCCGCGAGGCGGGCTATATCACCGGCCAGACGCTGCACGTGAATGGCGGTATGGCGATGCTGTAA
- the fabD gene encoding ACP S-malonyltransferase has translation MRAFIFPGQGSQAVGMGRALAEASPYAREVFGEVDEALGQNLFRLMTEGPESDLTLTENAQPAIMANAIAVLRVLEKEGGVTLSDKADFVAGHSLGEYTALCAAGALDLATTARLLKRRGQAMQAAVPVGEGAMAALLGADREKAQAIADAAAEGDVCTIANDNDPSQVVISGARGAIERAVAIAKDHGAKRAVLLPVSAPFHCPLMQPAADVMEQALGAAPVQAPLVPVYANVTAAPVADPVVIRALLVEQVTGMVRWRESVLAMHEAGVAHFVELGGKVLSPMVKRIAPDATTASIIGMDDIEALLNAL, from the coding sequence ATGCGCGCGTTCATCTTTCCCGGTCAGGGTAGCCAGGCAGTCGGCATGGGCCGCGCTCTGGCCGAGGCCAGCCCCTATGCCCGCGAGGTTTTTGGCGAAGTCGATGAGGCGCTGGGCCAGAACCTGTTCCGCCTGATGACCGAAGGGCCGGAAAGCGACCTGACGCTGACCGAAAATGCCCAGCCGGCAATCATGGCAAATGCCATCGCAGTGCTGCGCGTGCTGGAAAAGGAAGGCGGCGTGACGCTTTCCGACAAGGCCGATTTCGTCGCAGGTCACTCGCTGGGCGAATATACCGCGCTGTGTGCAGCGGGCGCGCTGGACCTGGCGACGACCGCGCGGCTGCTGAAGCGGCGCGGGCAGGCGATGCAGGCGGCCGTGCCGGTGGGTGAGGGCGCGATGGCCGCGCTGCTGGGTGCCGACCGCGAGAAGGCGCAGGCAATCGCCGATGCCGCCGCCGAGGGCGACGTCTGCACCATCGCCAACGACAATGACCCGTCGCAGGTCGTGATTTCGGGCGCGCGCGGGGCGATCGAGCGCGCGGTGGCAATTGCAAAGGACCATGGAGCCAAGCGCGCGGTACTGCTCCCCGTGTCGGCCCCGTTTCACTGCCCGCTGATGCAGCCCGCCGCCGATGTGATGGAGCAGGCGCTGGGTGCCGCCCCGGTCCAGGCGCCGCTGGTCCCCGTCTATGCCAATGTCACCGCCGCGCCGGTTGCCGACCCGGTCGTCATCCGCGCGCTGCTGGTCGAACAGGTGACGGGCATGGTCCGCTGGCGCGAATCGGTGCTGGCGATGCATGAGGCGGGCGTTGCCCACTTCGTCGAGCTTGGCGGCAAGGTGCTGTCGCCGATGGTCAAGCGCATTGCGCCCGACGCGACGACGGCCAGCATCATTGGCATGGACGATATCGAAGCGCTGTTGAACGCGCTCTGA
- a CDS encoding RcnB family protein codes for MKKLMLAAVAASMVAAPTIASAAPQGYRVVKERPNRTVIVDRGRGYRERTVIRHNNARQWARGQRFDRRYANNYRQIDYRAYRNRGVYAPPRGYQWVQSGNDAVLVALASGLIGAVIGGAIR; via the coding sequence ATGAAGAAGCTGATGCTCGCCGCCGTCGCCGCATCCATGGTTGCGGCGCCCACGATCGCCAGCGCCGCGCCGCAGGGTTATCGCGTGGTCAAGGAGCGGCCCAACCGCACCGTGATCGTCGATCGGGGCCGCGGCTATCGCGAACGGACGGTGATCCGCCATAACAATGCCCGCCAGTGGGCGCGCGGCCAGCGGTTCGACCGTCGCTATGCCAACAACTATCGCCAGATCGACTATCGCGCTTACCGCAATCGCGGTGTCTATGCCCCGCCCCGCGGCTATCAGTGGGTGCAGTCGGGCAACGATGCGGTGCTGGTCGCCCTGGCATCTGGCCTGATCGGCGCGGTCATCGGCGGGGCAATCCGCTAA
- the rpsF gene encoding 30S ribosomal protein S6, with protein MALYEHVFLARQDLAQAQVDALAENATKIVESMEGKVVKTETWGLRSLAYRIAKNRKAHYVMLEIDAPGEVVAELERQTQINEDVIRYMTVRVDAHEAGPTVMMRKGDRERRRDRDDRGDRGDRGDRGPRREREEGENN; from the coding sequence ATGGCTCTTTACGAGCACGTCTTCCTCGCCCGCCAGGATCTGGCACAGGCGCAGGTGGACGCGTTGGCGGAAAACGCCACGAAGATCGTCGAATCGATGGAAGGCAAGGTCGTCAAGACCGAGACCTGGGGCCTTCGCAGCCTCGCCTATCGCATCGCGAAGAACCGCAAAGCGCATTATGTGATGCTGGAGATCGACGCACCCGGTGAGGTCGTTGCCGAGCTGGAGCGCCAGACCCAAATCAACGAAGACGTCATCCGCTACATGACCGTCCGCGTCGACGCGCATGAAGCCGGCCCGACCGTCATGATGCGCAAGGGCGACCGTGAGCGTCGCCGTGACCGCGACGATCGTGGCGACCGCGGCGATCGTGGTGACCGCGGCCCCCGCCGCGAGCGTGAGGAAGGGGAGAACAACTAA
- the rpsR gene encoding 30S ribosomal protein S18, translated as MARPFFRRRKSCPFSAKDAPRIDYKDVRLLQGFVSERGKIVPSRITSVSAKKQRELAQAIKRARHLGLLPYVVK; from the coding sequence ATGGCACGCCCGTTTTTCCGCCGCCGCAAGAGCTGCCCCTTCTCGGCCAAGGACGCTCCGCGCATCGACTATAAGGATGTGCGTCTGCTCCAGGGTTTCGTGTCCGAGCGCGGCAAGATCGTGCCGAGCCGCATCACGTCGGTGAGCGCCAAGAAGCAGCGCGAGCTGGCCCAGGCCATCAAGCGCGCCCGTCATCTGGGCCTGCTGCCCTACGTCGTGAAGTAA
- the rplI gene encoding 50S ribosomal protein L9 has product MEIILLERVEKLGRIGDVVTVKDGFARNFLLPRKKALRANDANRRVFEANRERLEADNAARRTEAEGEAKSLDGVTVTLIRQASNVGQLYGSVAVRDLVEALESEGHKVTKSQVILDKPIKSIGLHEVRVALHPEVSVTVKVNVARSPEEAEMQAQGVDVMAAMFEKEESGFVEERDPNLEAGEIVREEEATEEPEA; this is encoded by the coding sequence ATGGAAATCATTCTGCTGGAGCGCGTCGAAAAGCTTGGCCGCATCGGTGACGTGGTCACGGTGAAGGACGGGTTCGCCCGCAACTTCCTGCTGCCGCGCAAGAAGGCTCTTCGCGCCAATGACGCGAACCGCCGCGTGTTCGAAGCCAATCGTGAGCGTCTGGAGGCCGATAATGCCGCCCGCCGCACCGAGGCCGAGGGCGAGGCAAAGTCGCTGGATGGCGTGACGGTCACCCTGATCCGTCAGGCTTCGAACGTCGGCCAGCTCTATGGCTCGGTCGCGGTTCGCGATCTGGTCGAGGCGCTGGAAAGCGAAGGTCACAAGGTGACCAAGTCGCAGGTCATTCTGGACAAGCCGATCAAGTCGATCGGTCTGCACGAAGTCCGCGTCGCGCTGCACCCCGAAGTGTCGGTGACCGTCAAGGTCAACGTCGCTCGCTCGCCTGAAGAGGCCGAGATGCAGGCGCAGGGCGTCGACGTGATGGCCGCGATGTTCGAGAAGGAAGAAAGCGGCTTCGTCGAAGAACGCGATCCCAACCTCGAAGCTGGCGAAATCGTCCGCGAAGAAGAAGCCACCGAAGAGCCGGAAGCCTAA
- a CDS encoding Mpo1-like protein, translating to MARIASYAEFWPHYLREHARARTRRLHYVGTALTFVFAVVAVLAGGWWWAMVPLAGYGFAWFAHFRVERNRPATFSHPLWSLVSDYRMFFLWLFGRLDQHLRAAGVEPY from the coding sequence ATGGCACGGATTGCGTCCTATGCCGAGTTTTGGCCGCATTATCTGCGCGAACATGCGCGCGCGCGGACGCGGCGACTTCATTATGTCGGGACGGCGCTAACCTTTGTCTTTGCCGTCGTCGCGGTACTGGCCGGGGGCTGGTGGTGGGCGATGGTTCCGCTGGCGGGATATGGCTTTGCCTGGTTCGCCCATTTCCGGGTCGAGCGAAACCGGCCCGCGACGTTCAGCCATCCGCTGTGGTCACTGGTCAGCGACTATCGCATGTTCTTTCTCTGGCTTTTCGGCAGGCTCGATCAGCATCTACGCGCGGCGGGTGTCGAGCCGTACTGA
- the mutL gene encoding DNA mismatch repair endonuclease MutL produces the protein MSIRRLPSHLINRIAAGEVVERPASALKELVENAIDANACRISVRLSGGGVEGIEVVDDGCGMDAEAMALALERHATSKLPESLWDSGAIEGVATLGFRGEALPSIASVARLTLESRVRGADGWRRVVDNGVLVEEGPAALPPGTRVRVDGLFERIPARRKFLRSARSEYAACLDVVRRLAMARPEIGFTLEHDGRRILSVQPDETRPERVAALTDRALADNSVAVDLERAGHVLGGVAGLPTFNRGVADHQYLFVNGRPVRDKLLVGAVRGAYAEMLARDRHAVVALFLDVPASDVDVNVHPAKTEVRFRDPALVRGLIVSGLRRALDEAGHRVVQAADAGAMTNWTAEPAMAPAYAPAPQNFAWGPAITPGAGDGLVRDVRPTFLSPPPAARAEPAAMPVPATVQHPLGVARGQVARTYIVAEAEDGLVIVDQHAAHERLVLERMRGAIAAGSVRSQALLLPEVVELDEPACDRLEERAAELAEFGLEVERFGPQAMLVRATPALLGQGDVAGLIRDLADELAAHDQALSLKERLDHVAATMACHGSVRAGRVLSVAEMNALLREMEVTPHSGQCNHGRPTWVKLAHSDIEKLFGRR, from the coding sequence ATGTCAATACGCCGCCTGCCGTCACACCTGATCAACCGCATTGCCGCCGGGGAAGTTGTCGAACGCCCCGCCTCCGCGTTGAAGGAACTGGTCGAAAATGCAATAGATGCAAATGCTTGCCGAATTTCGGTGCGTTTGTCGGGGGGCGGGGTCGAGGGGATCGAGGTCGTCGATGACGGCTGCGGCATGGATGCCGAAGCCATGGCCTTGGCGCTGGAGCGCCACGCAACGTCCAAATTGCCCGAATCGCTATGGGATTCGGGCGCAATCGAAGGCGTCGCAACGCTCGGTTTTCGCGGCGAAGCGTTGCCGTCGATCGCCAGTGTCGCGCGCCTGACTCTCGAAAGCCGGGTGCGGGGGGCCGATGGCTGGCGCCGCGTCGTCGACAATGGCGTGCTGGTGGAGGAAGGGCCGGCGGCGCTTCCGCCCGGCACACGCGTTCGCGTGGATGGCTTGTTCGAGAGGATACCGGCGCGCCGCAAATTCCTGCGCAGCGCGCGGTCGGAATATGCAGCCTGTCTGGACGTGGTGCGGCGACTGGCAATGGCGCGGCCCGAAATCGGCTTTACGCTGGAGCATGACGGTCGCCGCATCCTGTCCGTCCAGCCCGATGAGACGCGGCCGGAGCGGGTGGCCGCACTGACCGACCGGGCGCTGGCGGACAATTCGGTCGCGGTGGATCTGGAGCGGGCAGGCCATGTGCTAGGCGGGGTTGCGGGTCTGCCGACGTTCAATCGCGGCGTGGCGGACCATCAATATCTGTTCGTTAACGGTCGCCCGGTGCGTGACAAGCTGCTCGTCGGTGCGGTGCGCGGCGCCTATGCCGAAATGCTGGCGCGCGATCGCCATGCCGTTGTGGCGCTGTTTCTGGATGTGCCGGCCAGCGACGTCGATGTAAACGTCCACCCGGCCAAGACCGAAGTGCGCTTTCGTGATCCGGCGCTGGTGCGTGGGCTGATCGTCAGCGGATTGCGGCGTGCGCTGGATGAGGCGGGTCACCGGGTGGTGCAGGCCGCCGATGCCGGTGCGATGACGAACTGGACTGCGGAGCCCGCCATGGCGCCAGCATATGCCCCCGCGCCCCAGAATTTCGCCTGGGGTCCGGCCATCACGCCGGGTGCGGGCGACGGGCTCGTCCGCGATGTTCGGCCGACCTTTCTGTCGCCGCCGCCCGCCGCGCGCGCCGAGCCGGCGGCAATGCCGGTGCCCGCCACGGTGCAGCATCCGCTCGGCGTTGCGCGCGGACAGGTCGCCCGCACCTATATCGTTGCTGAGGCGGAGGATGGGCTGGTGATCGTCGACCAGCATGCTGCACATGAACGGCTTGTGCTTGAGCGGATGCGCGGCGCCATTGCTGCGGGCAGTGTGAGGTCGCAGGCGCTGTTGCTGCCCGAGGTGGTCGAACTGGACGAACCCGCATGCGACCGACTGGAGGAGCGCGCCGCCGAACTGGCCGAATTCGGGTTGGAGGTCGAGCGGTTCGGCCCGCAGGCGATGCTGGTACGCGCGACGCCTGCACTGTTGGGACAAGGCGATGTGGCGGGGCTGATTCGCGATCTGGCCGATGAACTCGCTGCGCATGATCAGGCACTGTCGTTGAAGGAGCGCCTCGATCATGTGGCCGCCACCATGGCGTGTCACGGATCAGTGCGGGCGGGCCGTGTCCTGTCGGTTGCGGAGATGAATGCGTTGCTTCGGGAAATGGAGGTTACCCCTCATTCCGGCCAGTGCAATCATGGCCGCCCGACCTGGGTGAAGCTGGCGCATAGCGATATCGAAAAGCTGTTCGGCAGGCGCTGA
- a CDS encoding rod shape-determining protein: MIFSRLFKFMSHDMAIDLGTANTVVYLRGRGVVLNEPSVVAVETLNGVKKVKAVGDDAKLMMGKTPGTIEAIRPLRDGVIADIDVAEQMIKHFIEKVHGGRKFIRWPQIVICVPSGSTSVERRAIRDAASNAGASQVFLIEEPMAAAIGADMPVTEPIGSMVVDIGGGTTEVAVLSLRGLAYSTSVRVGGDKMDEAIVSYVRRNHNLLIGEATAERIKQEVGCAKPPVDGIGATIHIKGRDLVNGVPKEIQINQGQIAEALSEPVGTIVEGVRIALENTAPELAADIVDQGIVLTGGGALLQGIDEVLRDETGLPVTIAEDPLTCVALGTGRALEDPIFRGVLLAV; the protein is encoded by the coding sequence ATGATTTTCTCGCGCTTGTTCAAGTTCATGTCGCACGATATGGCGATCGACCTGGGGACGGCGAATACCGTCGTCTATCTTCGCGGACGCGGTGTCGTCCTCAACGAACCGTCGGTCGTGGCGGTCGAAACCCTGAACGGCGTCAAGAAGGTCAAGGCCGTCGGCGACGACGCCAAGCTGATGATGGGCAAGACCCCGGGCACGATCGAGGCGATCCGCCCGTTGCGTGACGGCGTCATTGCCGACATCGACGTCGCCGAACAGATGATTAAGCACTTCATCGAAAAGGTGCATGGCGGGCGCAAGTTCATCCGCTGGCCCCAGATCGTGATCTGCGTACCCTCCGGCTCGACAAGCGTCGAGCGCCGCGCGATCCGCGACGCGGCGTCCAACGCCGGTGCCAGCCAGGTTTTCCTGATCGAGGAACCGATGGCCGCCGCGATCGGTGCCGACATGCCCGTGACCGAACCGATCGGGTCGATGGTCGTCGATATCGGCGGCGGCACGACCGAAGTGGCGGTGCTGTCGCTGCGCGGCCTCGCCTACTCCACATCGGTGCGCGTCGGCGGCGACAAGATGGACGAAGCCATTGTCAGCTATGTCCGCCGCAACCACAATCTGTTGATCGGTGAAGCCACGGCGGAGCGGATCAAGCAGGAAGTCGGTTGCGCCAAGCCGCCGGTCGACGGCATCGGCGCAACGATCCACATCAAGGGTCGCGATCTGGTGAATGGCGTGCCCAAGGAAATCCAGATCAACCAGGGTCAGATTGCAGAGGCGCTTTCCGAACCCGTCGGCACCATTGTCGAGGGTGTTCGTATCGCGCTTGAGAACACCGCCCCCGAACTGGCCGCCGATATCGTTGATCAGGGCATCGTCCTGACCGGCGGTGGTGCGCTGCTTCAGGGCATTGACGAGGTGCTGCGCGACGAAACCGGCCTGCCGGTGACGATCGCTGAAGACCCGCTGACCTGCGTCGCACTGGGCACGGGCCGCGCGCTCGAGGATCCGATCTTCCGCGGCGTTCTGCTCGCCGTCTGA
- the mreC gene encoding rod shape-determining protein MreC, protein MAPPRKRRPGFSRRAQFVLFLGYVFATLGALVGAILLVLSILNPQAYIAARGILREVTTPVSSGLHWIRRSIADIPPGVGGYFGVMSENRRLKAQRIAEARLVEQARRLIIENIRMRRLLQLREREAQTVVAARLVNASGSSTRRFATLNAGLWQGVRAGYPVRGPEGLIGRVLEVSPNTARVLLAIDPESIIPVRRVRDGMPAIATGRGDGLIEVRVAGIANMPYRAGDVFVTSGAGGIYPPGIPVARVRRNARDTAEARPLANPDMLDFALVQRPYLLPPARPAPPAENGE, encoded by the coding sequence ATGGCGCCGCCACGCAAACGGCGTCCCGGCTTTTCCCGCCGGGCGCAGTTCGTGCTTTTCCTGGGTTATGTGTTCGCAACGCTGGGCGCGTTAGTGGGCGCGATCCTGCTTGTGCTGTCGATCCTGAACCCTCAGGCCTATATCGCAGCGCGCGGGATCTTGCGGGAAGTCACCACGCCCGTCTCCAGCGGCCTGCACTGGATCCGCCGCAGCATTGCGGACATTCCACCCGGCGTTGGTGGCTATTTCGGCGTGATGAGCGAAAACCGTCGCTTGAAGGCGCAGCGGATTGCCGAAGCCCGGCTGGTCGAGCAGGCGCGGCGACTGATCATCGAAAATATCCGGATGCGCCGCCTGCTTCAGTTGCGTGAACGTGAGGCGCAGACCGTGGTCGCGGCCCGGCTGGTCAATGCCAGCGGCAGCAGTACGCGGCGCTTTGCAACCCTGAACGCCGGCCTGTGGCAGGGGGTCCGCGCGGGCTATCCCGTGCGCGGGCCAGAGGGTCTGATCGGCCGCGTGCTGGAGGTCAGCCCCAATACCGCCCGGGTCCTGCTGGCCATCGATCCCGAAAGCATCATCCCCGTTCGCCGGGTGCGCGATGGCATGCCTGCCATTGCTACCGGTCGCGGCGACGGGTTGATCGAGGTGCGCGTGGCGGGCATCGCCAACATGCCCTATCGCGCCGGCGACGTGTTCGTGACCTCTGGCGCGGGCGGTATTTATCCGCCGGGTATTCCGGTCGCGCGTGTGCGCCGCAACGCGCGCGACACTGCCGAAGCGCGTCCGCTGGCCAACCCCGACATGCTCGATTTCGCGCTGGTCCAGCGCCCTTATCTGTTGCCGCCAGCACGGCCGGCCCCCCCGGCTGAGAACGGCGAGTGA
- the mreD gene encoding rod shape-determining protein MreD, translated as MSEPLRSAFAEPEPPRRSRRIAPITVVIGSLITLAPMIATVPWLPPFGLMMLLGWRLLRADVLRVWAAAPLGLFDDLVSGQPIGSSMLLWGVSYIAIDVLDTRLVSRDFWQDWLLAGGAIGFCLIAGRFIASPIGAHVETVLLLQITLSIALYPLIARLCAALDLKGRP; from the coding sequence GTGAGCGAGCCGCTGCGCTCCGCCTTTGCCGAGCCGGAGCCGCCGCGGCGCTCCCGCCGGATTGCACCGATCACCGTGGTGATCGGGTCGCTCATCACGCTGGCGCCGATGATCGCGACGGTGCCGTGGCTGCCACCGTTCGGCCTGATGATGCTGCTGGGCTGGCGCTTGCTGCGGGCCGATGTGCTTCGCGTCTGGGCCGCTGCGCCCCTGGGTCTGTTCGACGATCTGGTCAGCGGACAGCCCATCGGGAGTTCGATGCTGCTCTGGGGGGTGTCATATATCGCCATCGACGTGCTAGATACGCGGCTGGTGTCGCGTGATTTCTGGCAGGACTGGCTTTTGGCCGGCGGAGCAATCGGGTTTTGCCTGATTGCGGGTCGATTTATCGCGTCTCCCATCGGCGCGCATGTGGAAACCGTCCTGTTGCTTCAGATCACGCTTTCGATTGCTCTCTATCCGCTGATCGCACGGCTGTGCGCGGCGTTGGACCTTAAGGGGCGGCCATGA
- the mrdA gene encoding penicillin-binding protein 2 yields MSGPQRSVTEAAQTFTFSRRATMIGLAQAGIGTMLAGRMAWLAVAENERYRLLAESNRVNLTLIPPRRGWLVDRYGHAIANNRTDFRIDLIPERIEDEARVVADLARLLKLNPNEVERVLKDLKDARGLQPVPVAENLDWERYAAVVVRQPELPGVAPTQGYARNYPAGAAVAHLIGYVGAATAEQYKETKDPLYLAPGFKLGKDGLEKALEKSLRGIPGAKRVEVTARGRPVRDLETRRDVPGGTIKLTIDAGLQEYAARRLGDESGSAVVIDVHDGSILAMASMPAFDPNSFSDGISQLEWDMLSGDDHLPLMNKVLQGLYPPGSTFKPATALAALRAGVDPDRTVHCPGGYQLGNRFFRCLGRHGSVNLHRAIAKSCNTYFYTMGREVGMDAVAEAARQLGLGAEYPLPFPSQRYGTVPDPAWKLRKYDQKWTPADTLNASIGQGYILASPLQLAVQASRIASGRALMPRILADTPIVAPSLDVTPERMALIRSGMDEVVNGAGTAVRSRLRLDGIRMGGKTGTAQVRRIAGGARGGMNVPWKYRDHGLFIGFAPVDAPRYAVAVVIEHGMSGSGAAAPVARDLLTYLFDRKQALETLEAFEKQWGGDLTTRMAAKAEAYRIVRQAPIPIATPSPQPEPSPPGPAATPSPRPPE; encoded by the coding sequence ATGAGCGGCCCCCAACGGTCGGTGACCGAGGCGGCACAGACCTTCACCTTTTCGCGCCGCGCCACAATGATCGGGTTGGCGCAAGCGGGTATTGGCACCATGCTGGCCGGGCGGATGGCGTGGCTGGCTGTCGCCGAAAACGAACGCTATCGGCTGCTGGCCGAAAGCAATCGGGTCAACCTGACGCTCATTCCACCCCGGCGCGGCTGGCTGGTCGACCGCTATGGGCACGCCATTGCCAACAATCGCACGGACTTTCGCATCGACCTTATCCCCGAGCGGATCGAGGACGAAGCGCGCGTGGTGGCGGATCTGGCCCGACTACTGAAGCTCAACCCCAATGAAGTTGAGCGCGTCTTGAAGGATTTGAAGGACGCGCGCGGCCTGCAACCTGTGCCCGTTGCAGAAAACCTTGATTGGGAGCGTTACGCCGCCGTAGTCGTTCGCCAGCCCGAACTGCCGGGCGTCGCGCCGACTCAGGGGTATGCCCGCAACTACCCTGCCGGAGCAGCCGTCGCGCATCTGATCGGCTATGTCGGCGCCGCGACTGCCGAGCAATACAAGGAAACGAAAGACCCGCTTTATCTCGCACCCGGTTTCAAACTAGGCAAGGATGGGCTTGAAAAGGCGCTGGAAAAGTCGCTTCGCGGCATTCCTGGCGCCAAGCGTGTCGAGGTGACTGCGCGCGGTCGCCCCGTTCGGGATCTGGAAACACGCCGCGACGTGCCCGGCGGCACGATCAAGCTGACCATCGACGCCGGGTTACAGGAATATGCCGCCCGGCGGCTGGGCGATGAATCCGGCTCGGCCGTCGTAATCGACGTTCACGATGGCTCGATCCTGGCAATGGCGTCGATGCCTGCCTTCGATCCGAACAGCTTCTCCGACGGCATCAGCCAGCTTGAATGGGACATGCTGAGCGGGGACGATCACCTGCCCTTGATGAACAAGGTGCTTCAGGGCCTGTATCCCCCCGGATCGACGTTCAAGCCGGCCACGGCGCTGGCAGCGCTTCGTGCGGGTGTCGATCCGGATCGGACGGTGCATTGCCCCGGCGGCTATCAGCTGGGCAACCGCTTCTTCCGCTGTCTGGGCCGCCACGGATCGGTCAACCTGCACCGCGCGATTGCCAAGAGCTGCAACACCTATTTCTACACCATGGGCCGCGAGGTTGGCATGGACGCCGTGGCCGAGGCCGCCCGCCAGCTGGGCCTCGGTGCCGAATATCCGCTTCCCTTCCCCTCGCAGCGTTATGGCACCGTGCCAGATCCCGCGTGGAAGCTGCGGAAATATGACCAGAAATGGACTCCGGCGGATACGCTGAACGCGTCCATCGGCCAGGGCTATATTCTGGCCAGCCCGTTGCAGTTGGCGGTACAGGCTTCGCGGATCGCGTCCGGGCGGGCACTGATGCCTCGTATCCTTGCGGACACGCCGATCGTCGCGCCGTCGCTGGATGTGACGCCAGAGCGGATGGCGCTGATCCGGTCCGGCATGGATGAAGTGGTGAATGGCGCGGGTACCGCGGTACGCAGCCGTTTGCGGCTGGATGGCATCCGCATGGGCGGCAAGACCGGTACCGCGCAGGTGCGCCGTATCGCCGGCGGTGCGCGCGGCGGCATGAACGTGCCCTGGAAATATCGCGACCATGGCCTGTTCATCGGCTTTGCGCCGGTGGACGCACCGCGTTACGCCGTTGCTGTCGTGATCGAACACGGTATGTCCGGATCGGGTGCCGCAGCCCCGGTCGCTCGCGATCTGCTCACCTATCTTTTCGATCGCAAACAGGCGCTGGAAACGCTGGAAGCGTTCGAGAAGCAATGGGGCGGCGACCTCACCACGCGAATGGCGGCCAAGGCCGAAGCGTACCGCATCGTGCGACAGGCACCGATCCCTATTGCCACCCCCTCCCCCCAGCCGGAGCCATCGCCGCCCGGGCCAGCTGCGACACCTTCGCCAAGGCCACCGGAATGA